One Gimesia aquarii DNA segment encodes these proteins:
- a CDS encoding PQQ-binding-like beta-propeller repeat protein — MPNIFSYQMIFTLLFLHTLLGPTQASDWPMWRLNAQRSAKTEQTIPDTLHVHWVHHLPQLDPAFKNARLQFDAGYEPIVKNGILFYGSSDTNSVTALDVKTGKELWRFYTNGPVRLAPVAWKDSVLFGSDDGYLYSLAAQTGALQWKFQAVPSSRLILGNRRLISVWPVRGGPVVDEDTIYFAAGVWPFEGIFIYALNAETGERRWINDRLGYIYGQHPHAAEAFGGVTPQGYLLITGDELIVPCGTAFPARLNKQTGELIEFQLPKAGRKPGGWFTAAGKAARRGETEAPKSDLLFDRDVNSARHENGQNYGPDGKRGIRQQIQAGEKQLTYQKQYPGVTGTIHSMLVASNRLLITTLEGSIYCLGSEKVSTQKHVSPALNRQETTQPQATGSQLPSVISKRVAGGGNVLLAGIPDTKLIEGLLTDKSLYIVALESDLDQAKTLRHTYYNQGWTASEISFIEGPLSDFEMPAYFAQLIIAQEPQHSGFESFLQLVTNLYPSLRPYGGSLLLNCTEETHSKLKEEFRDLSQAQISRHSGYTVIEKAGAIPGSTNYTGGWSSPDELVKAPVGVLWYDDSVGNFKRAPQPMFVDGVMISHSKYWQGYPAGIRPPYKLLKPQYSDVYTGRTLNEKQAKTLVKELPTRDQTQKQPSQYRPPYQKNDWSPAPPVIGERTNPLTGQSEPRAFPKSYGCDGGVDYSYLYTMRSGTAAFYDKRVESGTIHISGPRSGCTNSIVPANGLLNVPYYFQGCTCSYPLPVGLSLISMPEVYEQWMVWGKSEAKEIRRVGLNFGAPGDRKTDRGTLWLDAPSVGGPSPELDLTIEPKNVTPFYQHSLWVEGGRGWPWVGASGISGVKSITLKNLKRSNYTLRLYFVEPEFSTTEQRIFSVSLNGKPLIKDLDIYQETQAGHHIHVREFSQTPLAGTLNLAFTATKGKPLICGVELVEKNLPLDTLVKLPTRKQRLLTKVNP, encoded by the coding sequence ATGCCAAATATCTTTTCATACCAAATGATCTTTACGCTGTTATTTCTTCATACGCTTCTTGGACCGACTCAAGCCAGCGACTGGCCCATGTGGCGTTTGAATGCGCAACGTTCTGCAAAAACAGAGCAAACGATTCCGGATACGCTACACGTCCATTGGGTACATCATTTACCGCAACTAGACCCCGCGTTCAAAAATGCTCGTCTACAATTTGATGCCGGATATGAACCCATCGTTAAAAATGGAATCCTCTTTTATGGTTCATCCGATACAAATTCAGTCACTGCCCTCGATGTCAAAACAGGCAAAGAACTCTGGCGATTTTATACTAACGGTCCTGTTCGCCTGGCTCCTGTAGCTTGGAAAGACTCTGTACTATTTGGCTCAGATGATGGCTATCTTTATTCACTGGCTGCTCAAACTGGCGCGCTACAGTGGAAATTTCAAGCGGTTCCTTCCAGCCGTCTGATTCTGGGTAATCGTAGACTCATCTCAGTCTGGCCTGTACGAGGTGGACCAGTGGTTGATGAAGACACCATTTATTTCGCAGCCGGTGTCTGGCCGTTTGAAGGCATATTTATTTATGCATTGAATGCAGAGACTGGGGAGCGCCGTTGGATCAATGATCGACTGGGATACATTTATGGACAACATCCTCACGCAGCAGAAGCCTTTGGTGGAGTGACTCCGCAGGGATACTTGCTCATTACAGGCGACGAATTGATCGTTCCCTGTGGCACTGCATTCCCAGCTCGCCTCAATAAACAAACCGGAGAACTCATTGAATTCCAACTCCCTAAAGCGGGGCGTAAACCAGGAGGCTGGTTCACGGCAGCAGGTAAGGCGGCGCGGCGTGGTGAAACCGAAGCCCCAAAATCAGATCTGTTATTTGATCGAGACGTTAATTCCGCGCGACATGAAAACGGGCAAAACTATGGCCCGGACGGAAAACGTGGGATACGTCAGCAGATTCAAGCAGGAGAAAAACAACTTACCTATCAAAAACAATATCCGGGAGTGACAGGAACAATTCATTCAATGCTGGTAGCGTCCAACCGATTATTGATTACCACGCTTGAAGGGAGTATCTACTGCTTAGGTTCTGAAAAAGTATCAACGCAAAAGCATGTCTCCCCCGCTTTGAATCGTCAAGAAACGACACAACCTCAAGCAACAGGTTCCCAATTGCCATCCGTCATTTCTAAACGAGTTGCTGGAGGGGGAAACGTGTTGCTGGCAGGGATACCTGACACAAAGCTGATTGAAGGGTTACTTACAGACAAATCTCTTTACATTGTTGCCTTGGAATCTGACCTGGATCAGGCCAAAACACTCCGACATACGTACTATAATCAAGGTTGGACCGCCTCTGAAATTTCTTTTATCGAAGGACCGCTGTCAGACTTTGAGATGCCAGCTTACTTTGCGCAGCTGATCATTGCTCAGGAGCCTCAGCACTCAGGCTTTGAATCATTTTTACAACTGGTAACAAATTTGTATCCCTCTCTTAGACCTTATGGAGGCAGTCTCCTGTTAAATTGCACGGAAGAGACTCATTCTAAATTAAAAGAGGAATTTCGAGACTTGTCCCAGGCACAAATTTCACGACACAGCGGATACACGGTCATCGAAAAAGCAGGTGCGATTCCCGGTTCAACGAATTATACCGGAGGCTGGTCGAGTCCAGATGAATTAGTGAAAGCACCTGTAGGTGTGCTCTGGTATGACGACAGCGTCGGAAATTTCAAACGAGCCCCCCAACCTATGTTTGTTGACGGTGTGATGATCTCACACTCTAAGTACTGGCAAGGTTATCCTGCTGGAATTCGTCCACCTTATAAATTACTTAAACCTCAATATTCTGATGTTTATACTGGTAGGACACTCAACGAAAAACAGGCGAAAACACTCGTTAAGGAATTGCCAACACGGGATCAAACGCAAAAACAACCCAGTCAGTACCGACCGCCTTACCAGAAAAATGACTGGAGCCCTGCACCTCCGGTAATCGGCGAACGTACGAACCCTTTAACCGGTCAGTCAGAACCGCGTGCGTTTCCCAAAAGCTACGGCTGTGATGGAGGTGTTGATTATAGTTATCTCTATACCATGCGATCCGGGACAGCCGCCTTTTATGACAAGCGTGTAGAAAGTGGTACCATACACATCAGCGGCCCCCGTTCCGGCTGCACGAACAGCATTGTTCCTGCCAACGGATTGTTGAACGTACCTTATTATTTTCAGGGATGTACCTGCAGTTATCCATTACCAGTTGGTCTTTCTTTAATTTCGATGCCCGAAGTGTATGAACAATGGATGGTTTGGGGCAAAAGTGAGGCAAAAGAAATTCGCCGAGTGGGTTTAAATTTTGGTGCTCCCGGCGATCGAAAAACAGATCGGGGAACTCTTTGGCTTGACGCCCCCAGTGTAGGAGGCCCTTCTCCCGAACTTGATCTTACAATAGAACCGAAGAATGTTACCCCCTTCTATCAGCATTCACTCTGGGTAGAAGGTGGGCGCGGCTGGCCCTGGGTGGGCGCATCTGGAATCAGTGGAGTTAAGAGCATCACCCTGAAAAACTTAAAACGCTCAAATTATACATTACGTCTCTATTTTGTAGAGCCTGAATTCTCCACAACAGAACAACGCATCTTCAGCGTTTCCCTAAATGGGAAGCCACTGATTAAAGATTTAGATATCTACCAGGAAACACAAGCCGGACACCATATTCATGTTCGCGAGTTCTCTCAAACTCCCCTTGCTGGCACGTTGAACTTAGCCTTCACAGCAACCAAGGGGAAACCCCTGATTTGCGGAGTGGAACTCGTCGAGAAGAATCTGCCACTTGACACATTAGTCAAGTTACCAACTCGTAAACAGAGACTCCTGACTAAAGTGAATCCTTAA
- a CDS encoding MFS transporter, which produces MFNPPVVYPLLISRYEIETMTDQSTEPQRQPNQKASFIQWLIIATVLITALSLLAVHLPERLKLLLVYAVVYGLISGGVLTTLAIKFELSVKKTLILVIVCLTILGQSLVLYLSHQRYREMTLKRFKADQTSFAIDRVIATSEPPEDPKARKDYEQVLKQIREAKTERRKREKDLLKISSYLKHRISAIANLKAPWPHLFWFIELILCCLAAIWASRQVVRSDSNNTSAEKSIESKS; this is translated from the coding sequence GTGTTCAATCCGCCTGTGGTTTATCCACTACTCATTTCTCGCTATGAAATCGAAACTATGACGGATCAGTCAACAGAACCTCAACGCCAGCCGAATCAAAAAGCCAGCTTTATTCAATGGTTGATTATCGCAACGGTACTCATAACGGCCCTCTCTCTGTTGGCAGTCCATCTCCCTGAACGCCTCAAACTACTACTCGTCTATGCCGTAGTCTATGGATTAATTTCAGGTGGTGTTTTAACGACCTTGGCGATCAAGTTTGAACTCTCTGTTAAGAAGACATTGATTCTCGTTATTGTTTGTTTGACCATTTTGGGTCAATCACTCGTTCTGTACTTATCTCACCAACGCTATCGGGAAATGACACTAAAACGGTTCAAAGCAGATCAAACATCGTTTGCCATCGACCGCGTGATTGCAACCAGTGAACCACCTGAAGATCCTAAAGCACGAAAAGACTATGAGCAGGTATTAAAACAGATTCGAGAAGCAAAAACGGAACGGAGAAAAAGAGAAAAGGATCTACTCAAAATCTCATCCTACTTAAAACATCGGATTTCTGCCATCGCCAACCTGAAGGCCCCCTGGCCTCATCTCTTCTGGTTCATTGAACTGATTCTGTGTTGCCTGGCAGCCATCTGGGCCAGTCGGCAAGTTGTTCGATCTGACTCAAATAATACTTCTGCTGAAAAGAGTATTGAATCAAAGAGTTGA
- the trpS gene encoding tryptophan--tRNA ligase, with translation MRVLSGIQPTGRFHWGNYFGAIKQYIDLQDNDQAFYFIADLHALTTIRNADQLRQNTQEAAIDLLALGLDPKRATLFRQSDIPEVTSLTWILMTITQMSLLEKCHAYKDKKAKGIAADAGLFTYPVLMAADILLYDSDLVPVGQDQIQHVEVTRDLAQRFNTLFRETITIPESRVLDSSAKVPGIDGEKMSKSYRNVIEIFEPPKKQRKKVMSIKTDSATLEDPKDPDSCSVFALYKLFANESQQAELAARYRAGGMGYGDAKQAVHEAALEYFREARERREQLSADTDTVNDILSEGARTAREKGKEVLERVQSACGLSTTHFSL, from the coding sequence ATGCGTGTGTTATCGGGAATTCAGCCAACAGGCCGCTTTCATTGGGGGAATTATTTCGGAGCGATCAAGCAATACATTGATCTGCAAGACAATGATCAGGCTTTTTATTTCATCGCAGATTTACACGCATTAACCACAATTCGAAATGCAGATCAGCTTCGACAGAACACACAGGAAGCTGCCATTGATCTTCTTGCCCTGGGTCTGGATCCCAAACGGGCCACACTGTTTCGACAATCAGATATTCCCGAGGTCACTAGTTTAACATGGATCTTGATGACAATCACTCAAATGAGCCTTTTGGAAAAATGTCATGCTTACAAAGATAAAAAAGCGAAAGGCATTGCCGCTGATGCAGGTTTATTTACGTATCCAGTTTTAATGGCAGCAGACATTTTACTGTACGACAGCGATCTGGTCCCCGTAGGCCAGGATCAAATCCAACATGTCGAAGTGACACGAGATCTGGCACAAAGGTTTAACACTTTGTTTCGTGAAACAATCACCATTCCAGAATCAAGAGTCCTGGATTCTTCAGCAAAAGTACCAGGTATCGATGGCGAAAAGATGTCAAAAAGTTATCGCAATGTCATTGAAATTTTTGAGCCCCCTAAAAAACAACGTAAAAAAGTGATGTCTATCAAAACAGACTCTGCAACTCTGGAAGATCCCAAAGACCCAGACAGTTGTTCGGTATTCGCTCTCTATAAATTGTTCGCAAATGAGAGTCAGCAGGCAGAGCTGGCAGCCCGCTATCGTGCAGGAGGCATGGGTTATGGCGACGCCAAACAGGCGGTTCATGAAGCGGCTCTCGAATACTTTAGGGAAGCAAGAGAAAGACGAGAACAACTTTCCGCAGACACCGACACAGTCAATGATATTCTCAGTGAAGGAGCGAGAACCGCCAGAGAAAAAGGCAAGGAAGTCCTGGAACGTGTTCAATCCGCCTGTGGTTTATCCACTACTCATTTCTCGCTATGA
- a CDS encoding dihydroorotate dehydrogenase has translation MNAPTQTDLLSVTLNRLHLKNPILVASGTFGYAREMEPFLDFSQLGGIIPKTITTEPRIGNPPPRTIETSAGLLNSIGLDNDGIDLFLEKHLNYLASLDTSLIVNIAGRTIDEMAVMAARLNSFQDQIAALELNISCPNVSGGVDFGTQPDLTEKMLKQVTESCQLPIIAKLTPNVTSVVEIAQAAASGGADAVSLINTVQGTAIDWRHKKPILGGVFGGLSGPAIKPVALRIVCQVSRALDIPIIGVGGIANIDDVMEFIVAGASAVQIGTANFYNPGLATQLVGELEQVVLEEKCTRVSELVGSLVYPER, from the coding sequence ATGAACGCCCCTACCCAAACGGATCTATTATCAGTTACTCTGAACCGCCTGCATCTAAAAAATCCTATTCTGGTCGCATCGGGTACATTTGGCTATGCTCGAGAAATGGAACCATTCCTCGACTTCTCCCAACTCGGTGGAATTATTCCCAAGACAATTACGACAGAACCACGAATTGGAAACCCTCCACCACGGACCATTGAAACGAGTGCAGGACTATTAAATTCGATTGGTTTAGATAACGATGGAATCGATCTGTTTCTGGAAAAACATCTCAACTATCTCGCCTCGCTCGACACCTCGTTAATCGTCAACATAGCAGGCCGCACCATTGATGAGATGGCAGTGATGGCTGCACGACTTAATTCCTTTCAAGATCAGATTGCAGCATTGGAGTTAAATATCTCTTGCCCGAATGTCAGTGGGGGCGTTGATTTTGGCACACAACCAGATTTGACAGAGAAAATGCTCAAACAGGTCACTGAGAGCTGTCAGCTGCCCATCATTGCGAAATTGACTCCTAATGTAACCAGTGTCGTTGAAATTGCGCAGGCAGCCGCCTCAGGAGGTGCTGATGCTGTCTCTCTGATCAATACGGTTCAAGGAACCGCGATCGACTGGCGTCACAAAAAGCCCATTTTGGGAGGCGTGTTTGGTGGCCTCAGCGGTCCTGCCATTAAGCCAGTCGCTCTACGAATTGTCTGTCAGGTTTCTCGTGCATTAGACATTCCGATCATCGGTGTCGGGGGCATTGCCAACATTGACGATGTAATGGAGTTCATCGTCGCAGGTGCCTCCGCTGTTCAAATTGGTACAGCCAATTTTTATAACCCAGGTCTTGCAACACAATTGGTTGGAGAGCTGGAACAAGTTGTCCTTGAGGAAAAATGCACACGAGTGAGTGAACTTGTAGGATCTCTCGTGTATCCTGAAAGATAA
- a CDS encoding HU family DNA-binding protein has protein sequence MTKKEIVKVISEEIGLTQLKTKEIVQKTFDAIVDTLVTDKRIELRNFGVFEVKKRAARKARNPRTGERVDVEEKYVVTFKPGKEMEKRVRDLEEEAARLKAAASQPQVGNPAATSQPQQSPPAAQQSPGSPQVGTYNNGSYASGTQHTP, from the coding sequence GTGACGAAAAAAGAGATTGTCAAAGTGATTTCGGAAGAGATTGGTCTGACGCAACTCAAAACCAAAGAGATTGTGCAAAAAACGTTTGACGCCATTGTCGACACACTTGTGACCGACAAGCGCATTGAACTCCGCAATTTTGGCGTATTTGAAGTCAAAAAGCGGGCTGCGCGTAAGGCAAGAAATCCACGGACAGGAGAACGTGTCGACGTAGAAGAGAAATATGTCGTAACGTTTAAACCTGGAAAGGAAATGGAAAAACGAGTACGTGATCTGGAAGAAGAAGCAGCCAGACTGAAAGCCGCTGCTTCGCAACCTCAGGTGGGGAATCCTGCGGCGACATCTCAACCGCAACAATCACCACCGGCGGCTCAACAGTCTCCAGGTTCTCCACAAGTAGGTACCTACAATAACGGTTCTTATGCGTCGGGAACTCAACATACTCCTTAA
- a CDS encoding YkgJ family cysteine cluster protein, which translates to MSDQHSEQTPWYREGLNFTCTQCGNCCTGAPGVVWVEDSEIEAIAELTGKSKGEVLLMHTRLYAGRRSLTEYANGDCTFFDPEKRCCTVYEARPTQCRTWPFWKSNLESEESWKSLTPECPGAGKGAFISFDEIQKRAAQSDL; encoded by the coding sequence ATGAGTGATCAGCATTCTGAACAAACTCCCTGGTATCGAGAAGGTCTGAATTTTACATGTACGCAATGTGGTAATTGTTGCACCGGTGCCCCTGGAGTTGTTTGGGTAGAAGACTCAGAAATTGAAGCCATTGCAGAACTAACGGGTAAATCCAAAGGCGAAGTATTGTTAATGCACACACGACTTTACGCAGGGAGGCGATCATTAACAGAATATGCGAATGGTGATTGTACATTCTTTGATCCAGAAAAGAGATGCTGTACTGTTTATGAAGCACGTCCCACACAATGTCGCACCTGGCCTTTCTGGAAATCAAATCTTGAAAGTGAAGAGAGCTGGAAATCACTTACACCAGAATGCCCTGGTGCAGGTAAAGGAGCTTTCATAAGCTTTGATGAAATTCAAAAACGTGCAGCACAAAGTGACTTATGA
- a CDS encoding molybdenum cofactor guanylyltransferase — protein MSNISKETKVGGMILCGGESSRMDYPKAWLPMGNELMLQRVVRVVSDTVSPVIVVASQKQKLPELPESVTVIFDKETGAGPLPAIAHGLATLKDRCDAAFVSGCDTPLIDVKFITKIISALGENQLVMVQEGKWYHPLAAVYRTSLIEQIYHLLNSNQRRPIDLAESAKACFLKADVLREIDPELRGLQNINTREQYFELLRETGLANSTKIPF, from the coding sequence ATGTCAAATATTAGCAAAGAAACAAAGGTCGGTGGAATGATTCTCTGTGGTGGTGAAAGTTCCCGCATGGATTATCCCAAAGCGTGGCTTCCTATGGGAAATGAGTTGATGTTACAAAGAGTGGTCAGGGTCGTTTCTGATACTGTCTCGCCAGTAATTGTTGTTGCCTCGCAGAAACAGAAATTACCTGAGTTGCCAGAATCGGTCACTGTTATTTTTGATAAAGAAACCGGAGCAGGCCCCCTACCTGCGATTGCACACGGATTGGCTACATTGAAAGATCGGTGTGATGCCGCTTTTGTATCAGGTTGTGATACACCGTTGATTGATGTTAAGTTCATCACAAAGATCATTTCTGCCTTGGGTGAGAATCAACTGGTTATGGTTCAGGAAGGGAAATGGTATCATCCGCTGGCTGCCGTTTATCGGACATCATTGATTGAGCAGATCTATCATTTATTGAACTCAAACCAGCGACGGCCCATTGATTTGGCTGAGAGCGCGAAAGCATGTTTTCTCAAAGCAGATGTGCTGCGCGAAATTGATCCTGAGCTACGAGGATTACAGAATATTAATACACGTGAGCAGTACTTCGAACTTCTAAGGGAAACTGGATTAGCTAACTCAACGAAAATACCCTTTTAG